The following are encoded in a window of Candidatus Methylomirabilota bacterium genomic DNA:
- a CDS encoding ABC transporter permease: protein MTRSARVLLLGPYVLLLLVFFTVPLLLMLLISFSRQSFGQLEWSLTLHQYVRFFTDAYYLSVLADTLWLGVLTTVACLLLGYPLAYHLALTRSRWKPLLIVFILSPLLVGIVIRCYGWMILLADRGLINATLTQHGWIRAPLPLMYNKFGVTLALVHVFLPFMVLSLTGVLKRIEPQLIEASQTLGASPRRAFLEVTLPLSLPGILAGSLLVFSLAISSFVVPILVGGFKVHVLPMVVYEQVLSVFDWPFGAANAFVLLVISVALIAVYIKVTERALRGIV, encoded by the coding sequence GTGACCCGGAGCGCGCGCGTCCTGCTGCTGGGGCCGTACGTGCTCCTGCTGCTGGTGTTCTTCACCGTCCCGCTGCTGCTGATGCTCCTCATCAGCTTCTCGCGGCAGTCTTTCGGGCAGCTCGAGTGGTCGCTGACGCTGCACCAGTACGTCCGTTTCTTCACCGACGCCTACTACCTGAGCGTGCTCGCGGACACGTTGTGGCTCGGCGTGCTCACCACGGTGGCGTGCCTGCTCCTGGGCTATCCGCTCGCCTACCACCTGGCCCTGACCCGCTCGCGCTGGAAGCCCCTGCTGATCGTGTTCATCCTCTCTCCGCTGCTGGTCGGCATCGTCATCCGCTGCTACGGGTGGATGATCCTGCTGGCCGATCGGGGCCTCATCAACGCGACCCTCACCCAGCACGGCTGGATCCGCGCCCCGCTGCCGCTCATGTACAACAAGTTCGGGGTCACGCTCGCGCTGGTGCACGTGTTCCTGCCGTTCATGGTGCTCTCGCTCACCGGCGTGCTGAAGCGCATCGAGCCCCAGCTGATCGAGGCCTCCCAGACCCTGGGGGCTTCCCCGCGCCGGGCCTTCCTCGAGGTGACGCTGCCGCTGTCGCTGCCCGGCATCCTGGCCGGCTCCCTGCTCGTCTTCTCGCTCGCCATCAGCTCCTTCGTGGTGCCGATCCTGGTGGGCGGCTTCAAGGTGCACGTGCTGCCGATGGTGGTCTACGAGCAGGTGCTCTCGGTGTTCGACTGGCCGTTCGGCGCCGCCAACGCCTTCGTGCTCCTGGTGATCTCGGTGGCCCTCATCGCGGTCTACATCAAGGTGACCGAGCGCGCGCTGCGAGGCATCGTATGA